One Mycolicibacterium parafortuitum DNA segment encodes these proteins:
- a CDS encoding ATP-binding cassette domain-containing protein: MIELDGVAKTFGASIHALRDVSFAVPTGTVCAVLGHNGAGKTTTIKILSTLLRPTSGRAVVAGYDVVRQPGQVRESIGTTGQMAALDWQLTGRENLVLFGRLRGLRRKAARRRADELIDQFDMAHAADRRVINYSVGMQRRIDIAAALVIPPKVLYLDEPTTGLDPRSRRAVWDLVSALKTQGVTVLLTTQYLEEADLLSDSVVVIDHGQVIATGTAEDLKHRVGHSYCTVSPVDPADLARISDAVADLDGPEVDVEANTVSVLAPDGVATLGEVFRRLDRLGVELADISLRRPSLDEAFLHLTDDALPSGAGAHHGALPSDSAIA, translated from the coding sequence GTGATCGAGCTAGACGGTGTGGCGAAGACCTTCGGCGCGTCCATCCATGCGTTGCGGGACGTCAGCTTCGCCGTCCCGACCGGCACGGTCTGCGCGGTACTCGGTCACAACGGGGCGGGCAAGACGACCACGATCAAGATCCTGTCGACGTTGTTGAGGCCGACGTCGGGCCGCGCCGTGGTCGCCGGATACGACGTGGTCCGTCAGCCGGGCCAGGTGCGTGAGAGCATCGGCACCACCGGCCAGATGGCGGCACTCGACTGGCAGCTGACCGGGCGGGAGAACCTCGTCCTGTTCGGGCGACTGCGGGGCCTGCGGCGAAAGGCCGCGCGGCGCAGGGCTGACGAGCTGATCGATCAGTTCGACATGGCGCACGCCGCCGACCGTCGGGTGATCAACTATTCCGTGGGCATGCAGCGCCGCATCGACATCGCCGCCGCGCTCGTCATTCCGCCGAAGGTGCTCTATCTCGACGAACCGACCACCGGCCTGGATCCACGCAGCCGGCGTGCGGTGTGGGACCTGGTGTCCGCGTTGAAGACTCAGGGTGTCACGGTGCTGCTCACCACTCAGTATCTGGAAGAGGCGGACCTGCTCAGCGACTCTGTGGTCGTGATCGACCACGGACAGGTCATCGCCACCGGCACCGCCGAAGATCTCAAACACCGCGTGGGTCACAGCTATTGCACGGTCAGCCCGGTGGATCCGGCCGACCTGGCCAGGATCTCCGATGCCGTCGCCGACCTGGACGGTCCCGAGGTCGACGTCGAGGCGAACACGGTGTCGGTGCTGGCGCCAGACGGTGTGGCGACACTCGGTGAGGTGTTCCGCCGCCTCGATCGACTCGGCGTGGAATTGGCCGACATCTCGCTGCGCCGGCCGTCCCTGGATGAGGCGTTCCTGCATCTGACCGACGACGCACTGCCCAGCGGCGCCGGCGCCCACCACGGCGCCCTGCCGAGTGACAGCGCCATCGCGTGA
- a CDS encoding ABC transporter permease — translation MTALGALTERMVRGQWRDDLPFAIAAPVGFFVVFHFALRHVIDTGETSYAQYLLPVTIVQVLMLSALVTVDRAAVDQQSEFGVRLRTLPISTAAPLVARMVYCLFLGSIVLTVAISAGYLFGFRIFGGIGHTVAFVVLVLAFTLALSLGADAVGAGLARSEIGRSGTSSQILLVPQLLLIMLSTGMAPLESFPDWLHPFVHYQPVSQVTDTLRGFAGGQVVADNLRISTAWCVGLLLVFGALAVRVQRRQR, via the coding sequence GTGACAGCCCTGGGTGCGCTGACCGAACGCATGGTGCGCGGTCAATGGCGAGACGATCTTCCGTTCGCGATCGCGGCTCCCGTCGGGTTTTTCGTCGTGTTCCACTTCGCGCTGCGTCATGTGATCGACACCGGTGAGACCAGCTACGCCCAGTACCTGCTGCCGGTGACGATCGTCCAGGTCCTCATGCTGAGCGCGCTGGTCACCGTCGACCGCGCGGCGGTGGACCAGCAGTCGGAGTTCGGTGTCCGCCTGCGCACGCTGCCCATCTCGACGGCGGCGCCACTGGTTGCGCGGATGGTGTACTGCCTTTTCCTCGGCTCGATCGTGCTGACCGTCGCGATCTCGGCCGGGTATCTGTTCGGATTCCGGATCTTCGGTGGGATCGGGCACACGGTCGCGTTCGTCGTGCTGGTCCTGGCGTTCACACTGGCGTTGTCGCTGGGCGCTGATGCCGTGGGCGCCGGGTTGGCCAGATCGGAGATCGGCAGAAGCGGCACATCCAGCCAGATCCTTCTGGTCCCGCAATTGCTGTTGATCATGCTGTCCACGGGTATGGCGCCGCTCGAGTCCTTCCCCGACTGGCTGCACCCGTTCGTGCACTACCAGCCGGTCTCGCAGGTGACCGACACGCTGCGCGGCTTCGCCGGCGGCCAGGTCGTCGCCGACAATCTTCGGATCAGCACGGCCTGGTGCGTGGGACTGCTGCTGGTGTTCGGCGCCCTCGCGGTGCGCGTTCAGAGGCGGCAGCGATGA
- a CDS encoding ABC transporter permease, translating into MTAQMTRRGSLLTESALFAGRLFIHWRRQPTVPVQALLFPTFLLITYYLLVGESVMNVTGVDSLYGLVPTCAVAGAMFGALAASLSVRIEREYGLLSRLWTLPVHRYSALGGRLLAEAARTLVASALITVVGVGLGLRFKGGWLDLMVYLLIPVVVGVIFAAALIAVAVRTTNGAVLMWLVIPAISAVFASSGSPPPELLPSAVQPVIEFQPMAATIGAMRALAQGESALGPLTVASLWAIALTAVILPLAARGYRAAAER; encoded by the coding sequence ATGACGGCGCAGATGACCCGGCGCGGCTCACTGCTGACGGAGAGCGCTCTGTTCGCCGGAAGGTTGTTCATCCACTGGAGGCGGCAGCCGACCGTCCCGGTCCAGGCGCTACTGTTCCCGACCTTCCTGTTGATCACGTATTACCTGCTGGTCGGCGAGTCGGTCATGAACGTCACAGGCGTCGACAGCCTTTACGGGCTGGTGCCCACGTGCGCCGTCGCCGGTGCGATGTTCGGCGCGCTGGCGGCCAGCCTCAGTGTCCGGATCGAACGCGAGTACGGATTGCTCAGCCGCCTCTGGACCTTGCCGGTGCACCGGTACAGCGCGCTCGGGGGTCGGCTCCTGGCGGAAGCCGCGCGCACGCTGGTGGCCTCCGCTCTGATCACCGTTGTCGGAGTCGGTCTGGGCCTGAGGTTCAAGGGCGGCTGGCTCGATCTGATGGTGTACCTGCTGATCCCGGTGGTCGTCGGCGTCATCTTCGCGGCTGCGCTGATCGCGGTCGCGGTACGCACGACCAACGGTGCTGTGCTGATGTGGTTGGTGATCCCGGCGATCAGCGCGGTCTTCGCCAGCTCGGGTTCGCCTCCGCCGGAACTGCTTCCGTCGGCGGTGCAGCCCGTGATCGAGTTCCAGCCGATGGCGGCGACGATCGGTGCGATGCGGGCCCTGGCGCAGGGGGAGTCCGCGCTGGGGCCGCTCACGGTTGCGTCCTTGTGGGCTATCGCGTTGACCGCGGTGATCCTGCCGCTGGCCGCGCGCGGTTACCGCGCCGCGGCGGAGCGCTGA
- a CDS encoding TylF/MycF family methyltransferase: MTVTDNGVQPLYLDLLRRNLTRYGMRERVPSKWPLRRKVLYKAVNTLSPLRLGLSPFTENKRELGLDWPAEAETMIGMKRLTNLQECVETVLKEDVPGDLIECGVWRGGACILMRGVLAAYGDDTRRVWLADSFQGVPRSDPDNYKADKGIRADFAAGILGVSEDEVKANFERYGLLDDQVRFLPGWFKDTLADAPIEKISVLRLDGDLYESTIQALDALYPRLSPGGFCIVDDYRAVKACELAVTDYRTKHGITAEIVDIDGTGVFWRK; encoded by the coding sequence TTGACTGTGACCGACAACGGCGTTCAGCCGCTTTATCTAGATCTATTGCGGCGCAACCTCACCCGCTACGGGATGCGAGAGCGCGTCCCGTCGAAGTGGCCGCTGCGACGTAAAGTTCTGTACAAGGCCGTCAACACGCTCAGCCCGCTGCGTCTGGGACTGAGCCCGTTCACGGAGAACAAGCGCGAACTCGGCCTGGACTGGCCCGCCGAGGCCGAGACCATGATCGGCATGAAGCGTCTGACCAATCTGCAGGAATGTGTCGAGACGGTGCTCAAAGAGGATGTGCCGGGCGACCTGATCGAATGCGGCGTATGGCGCGGCGGCGCGTGCATCCTGATGCGTGGAGTGCTGGCGGCCTACGGGGATGACACGCGGCGCGTCTGGCTGGCCGATTCCTTCCAGGGCGTTCCTCGATCGGATCCGGACAACTACAAGGCGGACAAGGGAATCCGAGCCGACTTCGCCGCGGGCATCCTCGGGGTGTCCGAGGACGAGGTGAAGGCGAACTTCGAGCGCTACGGCCTGCTCGACGATCAGGTCCGCTTCCTGCCCGGCTGGTTCAAGGACACCCTCGCCGACGCGCCGATCGAAAAGATCTCGGTGCTGCGCCTCGACGGGGATCTGTACGAGTCGACGATCCAGGCGCTCGACGCCCTCTATCCGAGGCTGTCGCCCGGCGGCTTCTGCATCGTCGACGACTACCGCGCCGTGAAGGCGTGCGAGCTGGCGGTCACCGACTACCGCACCAAGCACGGAATCACCGCCGAGATCGTCGACATCGACGGCACGGGCGTGTTTTGGCGCAAGTGA
- a CDS encoding Gfo/Idh/MocA family protein, producing MSERAPGLRIGILGAANIAPQALIVPARDNADVVVAAIAARDATRAQAFAVKHGVARVHRSYEELIADPDIDAVYNPLPNGLHGRWTRHAITAGKHVLCEKPFAANADEAREIGDLAARSGLVVMEAFHHRYHPLMLRAEEIIASGELGTLRQVEAAFCFPLPKFSDIRYDFALAGGATMDAGCYAIHMLRTLGGSTPKVVAAQAKLRAAEVDRAMTATLHFADGHTGSMHCSMWSASLLRVSATVIGDRGQLRMINPVLPHLFHRLTIRSAEGVRTERFPRRTSYAYQLDAFAAAVLHGEPIKTPPQDAIENMAVIDDIYRAAGLSPRRPA from the coding sequence GTGTCTGAGCGCGCCCCGGGGTTGCGGATCGGGATCCTGGGCGCGGCCAACATCGCTCCTCAGGCGCTCATCGTCCCGGCCCGGGACAACGCCGACGTGGTCGTGGCGGCAATCGCTGCGCGGGACGCCACCCGCGCGCAAGCCTTCGCCGTCAAGCACGGTGTCGCACGTGTGCATCGCAGCTACGAAGAACTGATCGCCGACCCGGATATCGATGCCGTCTACAACCCGTTACCGAACGGTCTGCACGGCCGGTGGACTCGGCACGCGATCACCGCGGGCAAGCATGTGCTGTGTGAAAAGCCGTTTGCGGCAAACGCTGACGAGGCACGCGAGATCGGGGATCTGGCGGCGCGGTCGGGTCTGGTCGTCATGGAAGCGTTCCATCACCGCTATCACCCGTTGATGCTGCGTGCCGAGGAGATCATCGCTTCGGGCGAACTCGGCACCCTGCGGCAGGTGGAAGCGGCGTTCTGCTTTCCGTTGCCGAAGTTCTCCGATATCCGTTACGACTTCGCACTCGCCGGTGGTGCCACCATGGACGCCGGCTGCTACGCGATACACATGTTGCGGACGCTCGGTGGATCTACGCCGAAAGTCGTGGCGGCCCAGGCCAAACTGCGCGCCGCGGAGGTGGACCGCGCGATGACCGCCACGCTGCACTTCGCGGACGGCCACACAGGTTCGATGCACTGTTCGATGTGGTCGGCCTCGCTGCTGCGGGTGAGCGCCACGGTGATCGGCGACCGTGGACAGCTTCGGATGATCAATCCGGTGCTGCCCCACCTTTTTCACCGGCTCACCATCCGGTCCGCCGAAGGCGTACGGACCGAACGCTTCCCGCGGCGCACGTCGTATGCCTACCAACTCGACGCGTTCGCCGCGGCGGTCCTGCACGGCGAACCCATCAAGACACCGCCACAGGACGCGATCGAGAACATGGCGGTGATCGACGACATCTATCGCGCCGCCGGTCTGTCGCCACGCCGTCCGGCGTGA
- a CDS encoding alpha/beta fold hydrolase produces MDLFVRETGPLQAPTVVFLHGGRLSGWSWEPVIDRLPGYRCVAPDLPQFGKSVALGPFRIDRAAQAVATSIRSGFGAGGLHLVGYSLGAQVGIDLLAREPALFASAVLCGTFVNSFPWVGPSQRFVGALARMAWSRRLLSQLWNAHPPELAATRAADYREDMRLALSEDAAHIVSESAGFTVPKGLEKSPVPALFITGADEYWPAHRSAAELARTMPRGVNAVAVGMRHDWPLRHPELFSRTVRCWLANADLPSQIAVR; encoded by the coding sequence ATGGATCTGTTCGTACGCGAGACAGGTCCGCTGCAGGCCCCCACCGTCGTGTTCCTCCACGGCGGACGGCTGAGCGGTTGGTCCTGGGAGCCGGTGATCGACAGATTGCCCGGGTATCGCTGCGTTGCCCCGGACCTGCCACAGTTCGGGAAAAGCGTTGCGCTGGGGCCGTTCCGGATCGATCGTGCCGCACAGGCCGTCGCGACGTCGATCCGGTCTGGATTCGGCGCGGGAGGCCTGCACCTCGTCGGATACTCCCTCGGGGCTCAGGTGGGGATCGACCTACTGGCGAGGGAACCGGCGCTGTTCGCCAGCGCGGTGCTGTGCGGGACCTTCGTCAACAGCTTTCCGTGGGTGGGTCCCTCTCAGCGGTTCGTGGGCGCCCTGGCCCGCATGGCCTGGTCCCGGCGGCTGCTCTCCCAGCTGTGGAATGCCCATCCACCGGAGCTCGCGGCGACCAGGGCGGCGGACTACCGCGAGGACATGCGGTTGGCCCTCAGCGAGGATGCCGCCCACATCGTCTCCGAGTCAGCCGGCTTCACGGTGCCGAAGGGTCTCGAAAAATCGCCGGTGCCAGCGCTGTTCATCACCGGAGCCGATGAATACTGGCCCGCTCACCGCAGTGCCGCCGAACTCGCCCGCACGATGCCGCGCGGAGTCAACGCTGTCGCCGTGGGTATGCGCCACGACTGGCCGCTGAGGCATCCTGAACTGTTCAGTCGCACCGTACGGTGCTGGCTCGCAAACGCCGATCTCCCCAGCCAGATTGCCGTCCGTTGA
- a CDS encoding Gfo/Idh/MocA family protein, whose amino-acid sequence MPDSLGPVRIGVLGASSYAPTTMLNPAKDNPDVVVAAVGARDDESAEAFAATHGIARAHGSYEALIDDPELDAIYVLVPTSMHGRWTRAALDADKHVLCEKPFTANGDEAREVAELAATSDRVVMEAIQFRHHPLTLRVEEILASGELGRLERVDITLCVMLLPFSANCYNYSMAGGAMMDAGSYVANMARTFGGSTPKVVSAEAKLRDPRVDAAMTAEVQYAEGHTGRLKCALWSSDLFRARAKIIGEHGEINVLSPAAPHLLPRLSIRSNGRKRVEWFPRRATYAYQLDAFASAVLRGGPIRNTPQEAVENMSLIDDIYRAAGLPVRQPS is encoded by the coding sequence ATGCCTGACAGCTTGGGGCCGGTGCGCATCGGTGTTCTCGGCGCATCCAGCTACGCACCGACCACGATGCTCAACCCTGCCAAGGACAACCCGGATGTCGTGGTCGCGGCGGTCGGCGCCCGCGACGACGAGAGCGCCGAGGCCTTCGCCGCCACGCACGGAATCGCCCGTGCCCACGGCAGCTACGAGGCGCTGATCGACGATCCCGAACTGGACGCGATCTATGTGTTGGTGCCCACCAGCATGCACGGGCGGTGGACGCGCGCTGCACTGGACGCGGATAAGCACGTGCTCTGCGAGAAGCCTTTCACCGCCAACGGTGATGAGGCCCGGGAAGTGGCCGAACTCGCCGCGACGTCGGACCGGGTGGTGATGGAGGCGATCCAGTTCCGCCATCACCCGTTGACGCTGCGGGTCGAGGAGATCCTCGCCTCAGGGGAGTTGGGCAGACTCGAACGCGTCGACATCACGCTGTGTGTGATGCTCTTGCCGTTCAGCGCCAACTGCTACAACTACTCGATGGCCGGCGGAGCCATGATGGATGCCGGCAGCTATGTGGCCAACATGGCGAGAACCTTCGGCGGCTCGACGCCCAAAGTGGTCTCCGCCGAGGCGAAGTTGCGTGACCCCCGGGTGGACGCGGCGATGACCGCCGAGGTGCAGTACGCCGAAGGGCACACCGGCAGGCTCAAGTGTGCGCTGTGGTCGTCGGACCTGTTCCGGGCGCGCGCCAAGATCATCGGTGAGCACGGCGAGATCAACGTGCTCAGCCCGGCCGCACCGCACCTCCTGCCCCGGCTGTCGATCCGATCGAACGGGCGCAAACGGGTGGAGTGGTTTCCGCGGCGCGCGACCTACGCCTATCAGCTGGATGCGTTCGCATCCGCGGTGCTGCGTGGCGGACCGATTCGGAATACGCCGCAGGAGGCGGTGGAGAACATGAGTCTGATCGACGACATCTACCGCGCGGCAGGGCTTCCCGTGCGCCAACCCAGCTGA
- a CDS encoding GMC oxidoreductase, producing MADGDLDAHAAERVAWDVIVIGAGMGGGVLGHRLARSGRKVLFVEKGRSTLPGTPGTIRGAVAELAEPEAARTPTAYYDALARSGRTTDEVEDISGRFTKRFTPFIGSGTGGSSALYGMVCERFFAADFTPRQNFADPGDSSVPESWPIDYHEMAPWYAQAERLLGVRGQADPLRPEAASVGLPAAPPFSSDNQPLVDHLRDRGLHPYHLPMACDYTDGCTTCQTYLCDRGCKNDAAGNCVLPAVTEYGAALLTECRVLRLDADHRRVQSVICEHRGEILTLKARLVVLAAGALATPTLLLNSRSGDWPRGLANGSDYVGRNLMRHLLDPVEIWPHADSAITAANKEIGLNDFYLFDGQKYGTVQSFGAIPPMEWLVNRPGARGRLLRAMSPMVRQVYNRFFTGGLVLAAMMEDLPYLDNRVTPSPSPGSDGRQRMRIHYRLHAGEIERHKAFMRLFADMVAPFRTRRLGNGRDNANLGHVCGTCRFGTDPATSVLDAQNRAHEVDNLYVVDTSFFPSSAGLNPSLTVAANALRVAAHIDDAHFAN from the coding sequence TTGGCTGACGGCGATCTGGACGCTCATGCCGCAGAACGCGTGGCGTGGGACGTCATCGTCATCGGCGCAGGGATGGGTGGCGGCGTTCTGGGACATCGGCTGGCACGCTCGGGGCGCAAGGTGCTCTTCGTGGAGAAGGGGCGATCCACTCTGCCCGGAACACCGGGAACGATCCGCGGGGCCGTCGCCGAGCTCGCGGAACCCGAGGCCGCCCGGACGCCGACCGCGTACTACGACGCGCTGGCCCGGTCCGGCCGCACCACCGACGAGGTCGAGGACATCAGCGGTCGTTTCACGAAACGCTTCACACCGTTCATCGGCAGCGGCACCGGCGGATCCTCGGCGCTCTACGGCATGGTGTGCGAGCGATTCTTCGCCGCGGACTTCACACCGCGGCAGAACTTCGCCGACCCCGGCGACTCCTCGGTGCCCGAGTCGTGGCCGATCGACTACCACGAGATGGCGCCGTGGTACGCACAGGCCGAGAGACTGCTCGGAGTGCGCGGTCAGGCCGATCCCCTCCGGCCTGAGGCCGCATCCGTGGGTTTACCCGCCGCACCCCCGTTTTCGTCCGATAACCAACCCCTGGTCGACCATCTGAGGGATCGGGGTCTGCACCCGTACCACCTTCCGATGGCTTGCGATTACACCGACGGCTGCACGACGTGCCAGACCTATCTCTGCGACCGCGGATGTAAGAACGACGCCGCGGGCAACTGCGTGCTGCCCGCCGTCACCGAATACGGTGCCGCGCTGTTGACCGAGTGCCGAGTCCTGCGCCTGGACGCCGATCACCGGCGGGTGCAGTCGGTGATCTGCGAGCACCGCGGCGAGATCCTGACCCTGAAGGCGCGGCTGGTGGTGCTCGCGGCAGGGGCGCTGGCCACGCCGACTCTGCTGCTCAATTCCCGGTCGGGTGACTGGCCGCGCGGCCTGGCCAACGGCTCGGACTACGTGGGGCGCAATCTGATGCGGCACCTGCTCGATCCCGTAGAGATCTGGCCACACGCCGACTCGGCCATCACCGCCGCCAACAAGGAGATCGGGCTCAACGACTTCTATCTCTTCGACGGCCAGAAGTACGGCACAGTACAGTCATTCGGCGCGATACCGCCGATGGAGTGGCTTGTCAACCGGCCGGGCGCGCGGGGCCGCCTGCTGCGCGCGATGTCGCCGATGGTGCGTCAGGTGTACAACCGCTTCTTCACCGGCGGCCTGGTGCTGGCCGCGATGATGGAGGACCTTCCCTATCTCGACAATCGGGTCACACCGAGTCCGAGCCCCGGTTCCGACGGGCGCCAGCGGATGCGCATCCACTACCGCCTGCACGCCGGCGAGATCGAACGGCACAAGGCGTTCATGCGTCTGTTCGCCGACATGGTCGCACCGTTTCGCACCCGTCGCCTGGGCAACGGCAGAGACAACGCCAATCTGGGTCACGTGTGCGGGACATGCCGCTTCGGAACCGACCCCGCTACGAGTGTTCTCGACGCCCAGAACAGGGCGCACGAGGTCGACAACCTCTACGTCGTCGACACGTCGTTCTTCCCGTCCAGCGCGGGCCTCAACCCGAGCCTGACCGTCGCCGCCAACGCACTGCGCGTGGCTGCGCACATCGACGACGCCCACTTCGCGAACTGA
- a CDS encoding glycosyltransferase yields the protein MNSPKNLVLSSYGGRGDIEPAVVVGRELLRRGHDVLIAVPPNLVGFAEAAGLPAVGYGLDSGPILELQREYFTCYSRTPWKLREISRMARETEQFAAECWAEMTRTLHRVSARADVLLTGLIFEQPAANVAEAHDIPLAVLQYFPCRPHGQLLPFLPAPLSRLLMAGNDWAAWRGTRRAEDAQRREIGLAPARASAPRRIADRGSLQIQAYDVLCFPGLETEWDTWNRQHPPKRPFVGALAMASPTEADDDVAGWIADGTPPIFFGFGSVPLGSPADTITMIAEACRQLGHRAVIGAGGTDFGALPQFDHVKVVGQVNYATIFPLCRAVVHHGGSGTLAACLRAGVPQLVLWTLPDQPFFAAQLKRLKVGAGRRFSTTTPRTLVADLRRILAPDYLQRARELAARMTTPAQSAAAAADHVEDFAKLASTL from the coding sequence ATGAACTCCCCGAAGAACCTTGTGCTGTCCAGCTACGGCGGTCGCGGGGACATCGAACCCGCGGTCGTCGTCGGCCGCGAACTCCTGCGTCGCGGTCACGATGTGCTGATCGCGGTTCCGCCCAACCTGGTGGGCTTCGCCGAGGCGGCGGGCCTGCCGGCCGTCGGCTACGGCCTGGACTCCGGCCCGATCCTCGAACTGCAGCGCGAATACTTCACCTGCTACTCCCGGACACCGTGGAAGCTCCGGGAGATCAGCCGGATGGCGCGCGAGACCGAACAGTTCGCGGCCGAATGCTGGGCGGAGATGACCAGGACGCTGCACCGGGTGTCCGCGCGCGCCGACGTCCTGCTCACCGGCCTGATCTTCGAGCAGCCCGCCGCCAATGTCGCAGAAGCGCACGATATTCCGTTGGCAGTGCTGCAGTACTTCCCGTGCCGGCCACACGGGCAGCTGCTGCCGTTCCTGCCTGCTCCGCTGAGTCGGCTGCTGATGGCGGGAAACGACTGGGCGGCCTGGCGGGGCACACGCCGCGCCGAGGACGCGCAGCGCCGCGAGATCGGATTGGCCCCCGCGCGCGCCTCTGCGCCGCGGCGTATCGCAGACCGTGGTTCACTGCAGATTCAGGCCTATGACGTGCTGTGTTTCCCCGGGCTGGAAACCGAGTGGGACACGTGGAATCGGCAGCACCCCCCGAAGCGGCCGTTCGTCGGCGCGCTGGCGATGGCGTCACCCACCGAGGCGGACGACGACGTCGCCGGGTGGATCGCGGACGGGACGCCGCCGATCTTCTTCGGGTTCGGCAGCGTTCCGCTGGGCTCGCCCGCCGACACGATCACGATGATCGCCGAAGCGTGCCGGCAGTTGGGGCATCGCGCCGTAATCGGGGCCGGTGGAACCGATTTCGGCGCGTTGCCGCAGTTCGACCACGTCAAGGTGGTGGGCCAGGTCAACTACGCGACGATCTTCCCGCTCTGCCGGGCGGTGGTGCACCACGGAGGTTCGGGGACGCTGGCCGCCTGCCTGCGTGCGGGTGTGCCCCAACTGGTCCTGTGGACACTGCCGGATCAGCCGTTCTTCGCCGCACAGTTGAAGCGCCTGAAGGTAGGGGCCGGCCGGAGATTCTCGACCACGACCCCGAGGACGCTGGTGGCCGACCTGCGCCGGATCCTCGCCCCCGACTACCTGCAGCGGGCCCGCGAGCTCGCTGCGCGGATGACGACGCCTGCGCAGAGCGCCGCCGCGGCGGCTGATCACGTCGAGGACTTCGCGAAGCTGGCGAGCACACTCTGA
- a CDS encoding rhamnosyl O-methyltransferase, which produces MKALGRIAVNTLKSLRRVTNSAVSIFLYQPKGTEGEEYHKWYYNTFVWNKTTWLGIECWKSVADMWNYQEILFDLKPSLIIEFGSNRGGSALFFAHVMQRVGIPFKVLSVDISHQRLDPVAKSDPDILFVESSSIEPAIAEQIKKLKEEYPGRIFAILDSDHSKDHVLAEMKLLRPLLSAGDYLLVEDSCVNGHPVLPGWGPGPFEAIKAYEQEFPDDYTHDAEREDKFGFTFATNGFMIRN; this is translated from the coding sequence ATGAAAGCCCTCGGGCGAATCGCGGTGAATACGCTCAAATCACTGCGCCGTGTGACGAATTCCGCGGTGTCCATATTTCTCTACCAACCCAAAGGGACCGAAGGCGAGGAGTACCACAAGTGGTACTACAACACCTTCGTGTGGAACAAGACGACCTGGCTCGGCATCGAATGCTGGAAGTCGGTCGCCGACATGTGGAACTACCAGGAAATCCTGTTCGACCTGAAGCCTTCGCTGATCATCGAATTCGGTTCCAACCGCGGTGGATCCGCGTTGTTCTTCGCCCACGTCATGCAGCGTGTGGGAATACCGTTCAAGGTGCTCTCGGTGGACATCAGCCACCAGCGTCTCGACCCCGTGGCCAAGAGCGACCCCGACATCCTGTTCGTCGAGTCGTCGTCGATCGAACCGGCGATCGCCGAGCAGATCAAGAAACTCAAAGAGGAATATCCGGGCCGCATTTTCGCCATTCTGGACAGCGATCATTCGAAAGATCATGTGCTGGCGGAAATGAAGTTGCTGCGCCCTTTGCTTTCGGCCGGTGACTATCTGCTTGTCGAGGATTCCTGCGTCAACGGCCATCCTGTTCTGCCCGGGTGGGGACCGGGACCTTTTGAGGCCATCAAGGCATACGAACAGGAGTTCCCGGACGATTACACGCACGACGCAGAACGCGAGGACAAATTCGGATTCACGTTCGCAACCAACGGGTTCATGATCCGGAACTGA